The nucleotide sequence TTCCATTGGAATGTCAAGTGGACGAGCGTTTCAGCAACAACAAGCCGGTGCATGCATGTTTGGCTTTAATGTAAGATTTGGTTTAAAGCCTcagtcttaattttatagttagtTAAATAGGGATATTAAAAGCTCGATAACAAAAAAGATCTACGTAGCTGACCCAAAATAGTTGCGACATATGGTTTATTCTTGTTTGTTATTTCTACTTGGACAAACAATTTGTGATTCATTTTGGACTTGATAAAAATAACAAATTTTTTTCTGTAAATGCACAAGAATGTATCTAGCTGTCAAaaatataatatgcatgaaatttcTTAAAAAAAGGGAAATATATAATTTATCACCCTTCCTTTGCTATTATCGTCCATAAGCTCCTCTAGTTTTCCTAACATACCTTCTAATCCTTATATTTCGTACGTTTCTGCTGCCAAGTCAATTCAACGCAAGATAATTTATCTTCTATTGTCAACCAAAATCAGTCTGTATACTGATCAAAATTAGGTGCATATAATTTTAACCCCCAGATAGCGAGGTAAATTATTTGTCCTTCAAATACATGAACCAGCTACAGATTCAGAATTAGTTGATTCATccaccaagtgtcattattgaaatAGATTTTTACCACCTTAACAATGCCTCAATCTGTGTATATTGTGAACTTGTGAAACTTGCCCTCAATCTTGCGCATTGCCTTTTATGCTAAATCAGAACAAGAGTGGTCTAATAAAAGAGCATAAACAATAAAGTTAAAGCTAAATAAAAACTTTAGACTGAATTTTATGAAATCCACAAATCATTCGGTAGAATTGACAGTTTATTTGGCAACTCAAGCTCTAGAGAAACAATATGCTTCAATGATGTTGATTGTTGATATGGTGTTTCTTCTGATTCATATAGATGAGCCAAAAAAAAGAAAGGGTGAAGGTAAAACTATCCTTATAATGTTCAAACAAATATGTGGTGCTTCGCTGGTGGTGGGTGAGGCTAGACAACAGAGAAATGAGAAAGTGCAGTGTATTTTATCTGACAACTAAGGTTTGTTCCACCATACCTATATGTAGTTGCACCCGTCTGATGAAGAAACCACATTGAGGTAAAGCTGATAGCAAGACCTAAAAAACCACTTGAAGTTATCACCAACCAGAACATAGGCATCTTCAAAAGTGGCCTGCCAGTTCACAAGAGAATTCATAAGATATCACCTCCTTCCCAAAACAATCAAGATAAGAAAAcaatattctcttgtgattaaagTGTCAAAGCGATGCCAAGCCAGATAAGGTACCACAGATATGAAGCAGTGGATAAGTGCAGAGAAGAAAAAGATATATCACCCTCAAAGTTATACATTTAGTCTCACAAAAACAAGCTTTTCATATTTAATTAGTTTTCTGGATTTTTTCCTTGTTATTAATATATAACAATTGTTATTTCCTTTTAATTGCAAATGCTTTTTaaaacttgaatgagttgacagaGGCACATTAGAGTTATTTGAGTTCAAAGTTTGACTAAGAAGATCcatttccattattatttttaattagcaTTCAAAAATCTTTGGTCTTACGTTTTTCACAGGTAAATTGATTTAAATCTAACACCAGATACTAGTTTTTCTTTCAAACCTCTTGCATATATTGTACAATTTTCATAAAGTATATATATCTGCAGATCTTTTGTTTTCCTTATCAATTTGTGATATCTCACTGCTGAGGTAGAGTATGTCATTGAATTTCCACTTCAGTTAATAATGATTAATTGGTCTCTGAATTATAAACATATCACATTTGTAACCTAATAAACATGTATGTAAGGTTTAACGACATGGGTCATGCCAGCCAATCACCAGAACAATGTGCCATTATAGTAACACATGCCATTGCTTGTGCAAATGCTACcatttgggaaaaaaaaatcaaaatatgataataataacaataaatggtgaggagagaaagaaaaaacataaaaaaaaaataaaagactaGGCGATTGATTTCCTGACAAACTGACCTGTCATGGGACTATGGGCATATCAGTAGGTTGTATCCAATTATCTCAGGCATTTAATGCCTCTGTCGCTTGAGGCAATTGTGGTCTTTACTATGAACTCATGGTAAAATTGCAAAATTGCAGTTTGGTAGAAAGGCCACCAAAGGGGAAAGGGCAAAGCATATAGGAATAACAAGACCACCCCCCCTTTCTTTTGTATGTCTTTTCCTTTTTAAACTAGTATAAAAAAGGAGTATTGTCAATCAAATGCAATTAATTTGACAATATGTATAAAATCTAGAACTCCCATTTTGGCTGTAATTCCCTCGCTAGAACAGTAAGCTTTGGCCAAAACAATTGTTTCTGCTGTAACACAATTATTACTAACCACCATGGTAAGCAGACTTTTCTTTCAATCCAACCCTGTCATTCATAAAGGTTTATTTGTTTTGCAATGCCTTAAGTAACACAGCATAGAattgaaataaattaattttGAGAAATAAAAGTGAAAGAAGCATATATGAAGCGacgaaaatgatgtaaaaattataataatcaacTTGAATTATCCACTCACACTTTACAGAGGTAGTCCACTTCATTGAAAACAAATATAAGCAGAAGTCCCAAAGGCAGAGAAAGAGTGTTATTGAGCAAAACCATCGAAAATTCATTCAAGTTCCCAGATTTAGTGGCTTGCTTTGCAGTATCCATGACTCGACGTAGTGTTAACTGTGATATATAAAATTGCATTTGTTAGTCATTCATATCAAGGAACATAAAATGAATTTGGCGTTATGGAGAAGACTTATGTCATACTGTTACAAAATAACTGTGATATatatgttgcatttctatatatcaaCTGTTAGAGATCAGAAAAATAGCCAACACGCAAAATCAATTAGAAAGCCTCTTCAAAGACTGCAGAATATGTAAGTTTTATAGTAGGGCCAAAATGGTATATAGATCAGCTGTAATAAGCTGACTCCAATATGGCCAAACAAATGCATCATGTATCCAGAAAATAGGTATCCAAGTACTTACAACTAAGCATGAAGATACATTGTACTATACGAGTGTTGGCATACAGGCTTTCTCCATGACAAGGTGAATACTAATACCCACTTTTCTCGAATGATTTAAcaccaaaattaagaaaaataatagatGTAGATCATGAGTAATTAGGGTCATTTTGAGCTCCATTAAGGACAATATTATTTGTCAAACAAAAAACTACCATATTCCTTAATTGTTCCCAAAATTCTCTTCTAAGACTTTAAGTGCTACTATATCCTTTGTGGACCGAAAGAAATTAAAGTTTCAAAAGGCAGGTCCATAAATCACCTTCTATCATCTCTTCATATGTTTTCTCTAGGATAATTAACACTATATTAACAAGGCTGAAGACACTCCTACAAATCGGGCCTgttctcaaaattggcatttctaCTCTCTTTTCTACTATCAACTACATTCCTGGGAGAGATGGTTGCCCCCTCCATGTGAATGGATCACAGGTCATACAGATAGATCCCTGTGTCCAACCATGATGGGGCTTGGATGTAATTTGCTAAATCACTAAGAATAGCCTATTATTGCTTCTGTCAAAGGAAGACCAAAGGAGGATAATATTCTCATTCATGAATTTCAGACAAATATCTCTTGGCCATGTGGAAGCTAAGAAAAGTGGTTCGAGGTTAATCTACTCATGGTTAGATTTAAAGGTTGTTATGGAGATACTGAATGAAAGGGTTTAAGCTTCTTGGAAGTGCCAGATAAAAGTGGATAAAATTCAAGCTTTGGGATCATCATTTGATCACAGAGTGTTCTCCTTTGCACAAGAGAAGCAAATAGAGCCACCAATTTTCTTTCTCATCTGTGAACTACTATAGTCAAGTGACTATCTCAATTCTCAATTCCCTCCTGAGATTAATCTCTTTATGTCCTTACCTTTATTGGAGTGTGATCCTGGGAAATGTAATATATAGTTTCCTGAGTCTTGTTCTCAATCACCACAACCCTCAAGGCTGTGGCAAAAACCGACTTTATGGTGCAACATTATCTTTCAATTAATGAAATCTAACCtttttcgaatatatatatatagtactcaCCTCACCTGGCTAGTGCTTGTATAATCTCTGTTGGATATGTTGAAACTTGAAAGCACCTTAAACTTTGTTGCAATTGCCCCCACTTGTGCAGTATTCATGAATGCAAAATGTTTCTAATCTTACTGTGCGCCTAAAccaaggttcgctgtaccgtaccataccggcgtttcgacccgggctcggtacggtacggtaccggtgtaccgggcggtactcggtatgccctggtgtaccgaataattttttatttttcatactgtagcagtgctacagtatagcactgtagcactgtagcggtaccggacggTACACTTTGGTACGGCAGACCTTGGCCTAAACATTCATCTCAACATCTTATTTCAACGACACTAACATAGAAATAAAGTGtaaggaaaaataaataaataaataaatatatatatatatatatatatatatataagagaaggAACTTCTGGTACTAAAAGTCTATCTTGGTTATACAAATGTTGAAAACATTGTTCAAACAAAATCATGTTTTATGAATAAGATAGAAAAATATATAGCATATGATGTGACTTCTTCATTTTTGACAAAACCAGAAAATACTGATACTTCATATATGCTGAGAGAATAAGGCACATAAGCAACTGACCGAATATGATGCCGTCAGAAAACAATTTATGATCTGCCATGCATAGCCAATTGCATGGAAGGAGAGATCAGTTGCCCCTCCAGAAATCGCAGAAATTATCTGCAAAAAGAGAAAATGTTAAAAATCAGAAAACTAAATGTTAAAGTTCAAAGTCCTTCACAACTAAAAAATCTCAATAGCCTTTAATTGTTCTTAAAGATCAATGTGGACTTTTTCCGAACATGAAGTACTTAGATCTATTCAAACATGAATGTGATGAAAATTAGTTAAACTATTGAgaagtagtaaaaaaaaaaagatctactAATTTGCATCTAATAATTGTTTGAAATAAAGATATTTCTGAGTCAAAAGAACAATGCATGAAGAGAAAGAGCTTCTTTATGCTAAatttcttttttaaatattttcaaaaaaacaCTTATCTTATGCAGATGTATGCACCATCAATTGATGCTACCAAAACAAGGAACAACATCAAATTTACTTTATTTttctttgaagtaaatgttgaaaatttctaaACATGATAGGAATGTACCATTAGGAACAGGGCTGTCCACACTTTTCTGTCATGATGCTTCATGAAAAGATATGTTTCCCCTAGAGCAGTAATGACATTGGTGACATTCTTAAGAACTGTTACCATGGCAACATTGATGTATTTTAAGCTGAAAATAGAAAGCATTCATTGAGCAACATTTGAGAAAGCAATCGGTGATATAAGAATATAGAATTCCATATCGTCAGTCATATGTGATGAAGTTGTGGTTTATAGCTTATGCATATAGAGGAATAAATCATTCCAAAAGTATTATGCTACCAAATGCAAGACTGATGAATTACATACAAATAAAGAAGGTATATATTAGACTGATGACCACTGATATTAACAAAAACAAGAACTAAATGAGAGTACTACAGACTGACAAAGGCATAGAAAAGAATTGGCATCAAACATACTAAATAAAGAACAATTGGAAAAATCCATATTATCATAAGTTGTCCAAAAAGTCCAAAATAATTGTTTGATTGAACCCTAATTTGCTTTCAATCCTATTACCATGAAAAAAAAGATGTTTGATGCTAAATATTATGACAAGAAACAAGATTTCTTATATGCGATGAGCCCTCTGTATATTCTGTTCTAAAATGGCAATGTAGCACATCAAAAAACTCATTAGCATAATTCCACTGGCTGCTAGCATACAAATGAAGCTTCTTGTCAGGAATCATTGATCCATCTATAACTAAAAAGAATATATCTGTTACCTAAAGCTTCTTTGCCTCATATCACAGCCTTGAGATCAGAAAAATATTTAGAAAGAAATTTCTTAAGCTCTAAAGacatgaaatttataagcagatTAGCACTCTTAAATATGTTCTCTCACAGTCTACACTTATAAAAACATGTTTCAACCTTAAACAAAGAGAAAGCTTTGGTGATTCCTTTTCCTCCACTTCAGTACAAAGTGCAAGCAGTTCAAGCAAAAGATAAGCAAGGAAACATGAAGTACCTATCCAAATAAAAGTACAAAATGCCCTAAAATTACAAGCAGATTGCAAAAATTTGGAAGTAAATAAGTTGAATTGATTGACATTTCTCACAAAGACTAGGCATACCATTTTCATTCTAATTTAATAGTTGAGACCattaatttcaatataaattcAAGAAATAAGTAAATCTTGGAATTATCCAAAAGGATAATAGTAAAGAAATCTGTGTTCTAGGAACTTGTTATACCTAAACATGCTTGTGATAAGCATCCCAACAAATATAACATTCACCGGCAACCAGACTTTGATTAGTTTCCATGTGAGAGGTTCTGTTGATATTACACCTGATGAACTCAAAATGGAAACTACAATTACTGAAACAAAATTCTGCAAACAAAAAAAGGCATCAAACTATAAGTCATTCTAGACCATTTATGTTGGGATAATGTATTAAATTATAGTTCATTAGGTGTGATTTAGACGAACAAAATAGAGTACAGGTTGCTACTCACCTGGTAAAGCATTAACGATATACCAGCACTAAAATCATAGCCTGACAGCACGAATTTGTTTACAAGTATCATGCTGCATGATGATATACAGTATGCAAGACCAGAAAGAAGAGCTTGATTACGTAGCTTTGTAGGTTTGTAGCTGCATAAAATATTATCCCTATCTTTCTCAACTTTACCATCTTCCAAGTCTATCTCAGCATCACGAAAAGATTTTAATCCGGCCATCGacctatatatataaaagtagatATTGCAAAAGCCAATACACATAATTTAGCATATTAATAGATAGATGGATAGGATTAAGAAAGAGACAGATATAATGTAACACATGCTTAATGAAATGAGTGAAGGAAAAGAAAACCAAGCTATTCTTCAATTGCTTTCCAGATTAAACTAaaaacatatacatacacatgagCTCTAAATGCAACCAAGAAATTAGATGTATACTATGTAGCATGATGtgccaaggtttttaatttcgtactGTACTGCCCGGCACAGGTGGTATGTACCGATCCACCAGCCTATTAGCACGCGGACCACTCACTACCGGGCGATACCAGATTTTTTGCCCCGTCGAGCAATATGGGGCTGTACCGAGTGGTAACAATCGAAATTTCAACCATTACTAACCTGTATCGGGCGGTACCGGTCGATTTTGACTGTTACCGACCTGTACTGGGTGGTAACGATGGAAAACGACCGTTACCAATGTATATCGGTTTTCAAATCAATTTGACTATTGAAGGCATCCTATAGGGTTTTTAAACCCATTCCTCCCCCCACTTTCAATCCATTTCACTCTCATACTttcttaaactctctcaaactcgTTTTTACTCataatctctctcttattctcacaaTTTCActttcctaaactcaacaaagcaatAATTTTTATTCacaagctactcctcaaagcatGAAAAAGATATGTGGCACTATTTTTACccaatttacattagttttgctaaaattatactaaatgtatatttatttctaacttaaaaatcctatcctaacatttttttattttttagatattttcggagggttttatgcctattttaggtGTACCACTCGATATGCCAGTATGTATTGTACCGAGCAAGGCTCAATACGTAGGTACAGTACTAAATTAAAAACCTTGTAATGTACAACTTGAGTCTCTTGCACATTGAGTTAACCCCTTAATCAATGTAATCACAATCAAGCCAAGAATAGTATTTTTATGTTAATATCAACTGACATAAACAATATTATTCCCACATTGTataataatatgaaaataaaagataataacATGCTTAATGAATAGTGTACATGTTCCATTTGCAAAAGACAAAATGTAAGCTGCGAAGGTAACAAGGACTGACAGTATTTGGTGCTTACGATTACTCTAATATTGAGTGAAGCAGCAATGTAAAAATTAATATGGAGAAAAAACTGAATAAACGGCAAAGGGAGTAATAATATTTAAGCAGAAAACGAAAAGGAAAACAATAATGGAAAGGTACTAAAATCACATCAAAAAaagcaagaggaagagcaacttcACAGCAAAGTTATCAGAATTGTATATTTGGGCTAGAAACTGATGATTGAAAAGTTACTGTATGAAAGATTAAAGATCTAGTTTGACCAAAGAGTTCTATATATGTGATTAAATGGTTTAATATCTTGGAAAATTTCAAGATCTGCAGATTAGAAGTAAAAAATAAGGTTACTTGTGCACCAATATGGGTATGGAAGACAACCTAAaacttttggacagagttattttcAACTTCAACTAAAAAACAATTGTAAAAAAGCTTGAAATTTAAAGTGAATCATGGAAAGAATTTTGATAATCATACAAATATATTAATCAATTTTATAGAAGCAACTAAAATAATAAATTGAACTTTAACCGCAAGGAAAGAAGTTAGAATTCATTGCTTCACTGATATTTAGCTATCAATACATATGTTAAAAAATGCTTTAAAGTATTCTTGTCAACAATCACAGTGCaaacagatttttttttaataataaagctGTTCAACCTCATAGAGACACTCTTTCTCATACAAAATAGACAAGCCACATGAGTGATAAACAAGTTGCACTCAACATGAATCCACTCATACAGATTGGACCTTAATCAATCAAAATACTAGGCTGAAAAAGCACAAGGTACTAGAAGAAATATAAATCTTGACTTTGATTACTTCTTAATAGTCAGTTTATGATTTTATTACTGTAATTTTTTTCAGCTAAACTTAAAGTAAAAAATGTATAACTATTAGTCAATTACAAAGCTGTAAAGATCAGACTAGGCAGTTGCAAGACTTAACAGATGAAATACAATGAGACCCAATCTCCTGTTCTTCAGGAATTCAGCACTTCAAGTTGTAAATACTTATGTTTAGGTTAAGATATCTGAAAGATGGAGCATACTTCAAAGAAATGACAAGGAAAAATAGGAACTGCCGAACTGGTAATTAACATGAAAGACACTAGGGTGTGGATGACAAGAAACATTGTGGATTAAATTATGAGACGTAATGAGGCCTGCCTGCTGACATCTCTTCTTCCACTGACTAATGGACTAGTTACTGGAACGACACCTCCATTCTGTTCATGGCTAATCAGCAGAGATCTTTCACCATTTAGAACCAACCCACTTGTATTCTGAGAACCAAGTCTACCAAGAACTCTTGGGAGAGTTTAGAGGAATACCTAGAGGAACTCTGGAATTATAAGAATAACTATTTACAAAATTCACATTCAATTGATAGCTCGTCATAAAGTTATCTGAATATCTTTCATGGAACACTATTGGGATTGTGTTCTGTTCTACAACCAAACGACTGACCCTAAAACTAATCACAGGTTTTACATCATATTAAGAAATCAGTACATTCCCAGAGGAGAAAGAATCATTTGAATTTGATCTGCCAATTATCTAGTAATTCCAGGCACAAGCAAACTGCAGTATTTATGTCGAGGTGATTCGTACACCTCTGAGGAGTGGATGCTATATATCCAAGTTCTACAAATTATAATCACAGCTAAATTCAAGAGCACGTGAAAATAACCCAAGAGGTTTTGTTGTAACAGGACAATTCAATCCACCCTGCCTAGGATGTGGGTCCTGTAGCTTTCTACCAAATAATTCATAAACTTAAAGCTCATAAGCTAGAAACTATGCAGGAATTGATGGTTTTATATGATCCAAACAAGTATTAAAAGAGAAATATCATCACCATGACAGGCTGTGCCAAAGGACCAAGAGAACTGTCGAAGCACAAACATTTTCTTCGAAAATCTCTCACTTCCAAGATACAATCAAAATTCAGGTGACCATTAAACATCTAAATACCCAATCAAACACTACCAAGTCTTCTGATAACTTCGATCAAGTAGAGCACACATGAGTACACAGTAAATATAACTAAGATAACATTATCCTCTATATATTAGACAACCCACTAAGGTGAAATCCAGATTCAATGACCTAGATCAACAAATTATACTGGTAAAAGAATGGAAAAGGTATCAATATGAGTTATTACAAAACCATAATTTCCATGCAAAAAACAACACCAACCAAGTCGAAGATTAAAAACACGGCAAAAGGATACCACTTACAAGTTACAATGATCAAAATCAAGAATGATGCACTGTTGAAAGAAAAGGTTAAAGAGAAGCTGACCCTAGCAGAGGTTGTCATACATAATACATTTTGattaaacaaaaatgaattctTCAGACAATTACTGTTTCTAGAAGAACTGAAAGAATGCAATTACTACATTTCGGAAGAACTGAAACGATACGAACATCCAGTTCCAACTTCGACATAAACCAGACAAATATCTGACGCACATCAAAAGCTCTTGAACACCCAAAGTATCCAAAAAACGAAAAATCTTTTCACTGTTTGGTGGTTCAGCGATGCGCATGCATAGCTTATAACAAGAAGCAAGCCTTCCACACCGCTTGCCATCCCCAACAAAGAAAGAAGTAACAACTTTCCTTTATGGATGAAACCCCGTCTTGGCTAATTTTAAACCATTAAAATCAACCCAAagtaaaacaaaaacaaaaatgaaaagaACAAGCAAATCCTCTGTCATCGGGCTCTTCCAGAATCCGGAACAAAAACTCGACTTTCTCAGCGAGAGGTCGGAACAAAAGCTTACCTGGAACCCATCAGCTGCGGAGAACGATCGAAAGAAGTGCAAATCCGCCTTCTTCGACGATTAAAGAAGCCCCCCTCCCCTCACAGCAGGACGAGGGTCAGCTACGAAGGGAATAACACAAGAGGGATgtcagagtgagagagagagagagagagagaggaccgaATCCCCGCTTCGAAGAAAGAATTCGAAAGGTTGACAAGACATTGAAAAGGAAACGTCCTTTTAACCTACTGGGCTTCGAAGGGCGAGCATATAAGATGGTCTTAACCTACTGAAAAGGTACGTCCTTTTGACACTTACTAAATTCTCCTTTTCAACGCTTCCATGACTACCTCGCCTTCGGCCC is from Musa acuminata AAA Group cultivar baxijiao chromosome BXJ3-8, Cavendish_Baxijiao_AAA, whole genome shotgun sequence and encodes:
- the LOC135644480 gene encoding GDP-mannose transporter GONST1-like; protein product: MCIGFCNIYFYIYRSMAGLKSFRDAEIDLEDGKVEKDRDNILCSYKPTKLRNQALLSGLAYCISSCSMILVNKFVLSGYDFSAGISLMLYQNFVSVIVVSILSSSGVISTEPLTWKLIKVWLPVNVIFVGMLITSMFSLKYINVAMVTVLKNVTNVITALGETYLFMKHHDRKVWTALFLMIISAISGGATDLSFHAIGYAWQIINCFLTASYSLTLRRVMDTAKQATKSGNLNEFSMVLLNNTLSLPLGLLLIFVFNEVDYLCKVPLLKMPMFWLVITSSGFLGLAISFTSMWFLHQTGATTYSLVGSLNKIPLSISGIILFKVPTSMENFLSILFGLLAGVCFAKAKMR